In the Aquimarina spinulae genome, ATCATTGAAAAAACATCGGATAAAGATGTATTCTCTTTTCAAACTTCTGGAGGAGAGGTGAATTTTTCTTTTGACCCAAATCCATACCATCCAAATTTAAATATTAAAGCAAGGTTATTAAATAGTAATGGAGAAGAAGTTACATTCTCTGATCCGCAAGGTTTAAAAGCATCAATAAGTACTACTTTGCAAAGTGGTAAATATTATATCGAAATAGATGGAGTAGGAGAAGGAAACCTATCTACAGGTTATTCTGATTATTCTTCTTTAGGATTGTTTTCAATTTCAGGGAAGTACCCTAAAGGAAATAGTACAGATACTGAAGCTCCAAGTGTTCCAACAAATTTATCGGCTTCAAATGTTGAGCAGACATCACTGTCTTTATCATGGAGAGCCTCTACGGATAATGTTGGAGTAACAGGGTATGATGTATATCAGGGAGATGTAAAAATTACCAGTGTTAGTGGTACCTCTTATAATGTTACCGGGTTGACCGCAAATACTACATATGAGTTTAGAGTAAAGGCCAAAGATGCTGCGGGAAATACTTCTGGGTTTAGCAATACAGTATCGGTTACTACCAAAGAAGCTACAGATACTGAAGCTCCAAGTGTTCCAACAAATTTATCGGCTTCAAATGTTGAGCAGACATCACTGTCTTTATCATGGAGAGCCTCTACAGATAATGTTGGAGTAACAGGGTATGATGTATATCAGGGAGATGTGAAAATTACCAGTGTTAGTGGTACCTCTTATAATGTTACCGGGTTGACCGCAAATACTACATATGAGTTTAGAGTAAAGGCCAAAGATGCTGCGGGAAATACTTCTGGGTTTAGCAATACAGTATCGGTTACTACCAAAGAAGCTACAGATACTGAAGCTCCAAGTGTTCCAACAAATTTATCGGCTTCAAATGTTGAGCAGACATCACTGTCTTTATCATGGAGAGCCTCTACAGATAATGTTGGAGTAACAGGGTATGATGTATATCAGGGAGATGTGAAAATTACCAGTGTTAGTGGTACCTCTTATAATGTTACCGGGTTGACCGCAAATACTACATATGAGTTTAGAGTAAAGGCCAAAGATGCTGCGGGAAATACTTCTGGGTTTAGCAATACAGTATCGGTTACTACCAAAGAAGCTACAGATACTGAAGCTCCAAGTGTTCCAACAAATTTATCGGCTTCAAATGTTGAGCAGACATCACTGTCTTTATCATGGGGAGCTTCTACAGATAATGTTGGAGTAACAGTATATGATGTTTACCAGGGAAATGTTAAGATTACCAGTGTTAGTAGTACCTCTTACAATGTTACCGGGTTGACCGCAAATACTACATATGAGTTTAAAGTAAAGGCTAGAGATGCTGCAGGAAATACTTCTGGATTTAGTAACACGGTATCGGTTACTACAAAAGAAGGAAGTACAACAGATATCTGCGAAGGAGTACAGACATGGGTATCTGGAGTAAGTTATGCTATTGGAGATCGAGTAATTTACAGGGGTTATGTTTATGAAAGAACTGCTAACGGATGGATAAAACTAGGGAAATGTAATGCTAGTCTTTGTGAAGGAGTAGATACTTGGATATCGGGAGTACGTTATAATATAGGAGATCAAGTGGTATATAGAGGTAATCTATGGGAACGTGGTGCAAGAAGATGGATACTTGTTTCATCTTGTAGTGAACAAGCGAATAAATTTGATTCAGTTGCTCCGCCACAAAAGATGAGTGTGTATCCTAATCCAATAAGTGGAAGTGTACTAAATATTGTTTTTAATCCTTCTCAAGAAGCAACCTATAGTATTTATAATCTATTAGGAAAAATAGTGTCTAGTGGTTATTTTAAGTCTTCTGTACAGATAGATCATTTGCAAGCAGGAACATATATCTTGAAAGTTACTTCTGATAAAACACAGCATGTTACTCGATTTGTAAAAGAATAGAGAAAGATGAAAAACTAAAAAATAGACTTTTATACTTAGATTAGTCTACAGAATTTAAAAACAGCTATAGTTAAATGGTCGCTATAGCTGTTTTTTTTGAATTCATTTTTTAACCTTTGTATTGTGTAATATATTATATAAGATTATGATTAATTTATTTTCTGTAATAAAGGGTTAAATGCTTTTGAAGCAACAATTACTTTGTCTCCCACAGTTATTGTTTTTATATCGTCTTCTTCAGCAACTATTTTTACAAAATTTGACCCTATCAAAATGGTAACAATATAAATTATATCTTCTTTTTCAATTTGAATTATTTCTCCCGAAAATTGAAATTTCCCACTTATTTGTTTTGTCGTAAATACTTCAATAGGTTTTCCTTGTCTAATTATTTTTCCATTTTTAATACTAAATACGGTATCAGACATTTTTATGACCTCGCCTATCTCATGGCTTATAAGTATAGTAGTTAAATTAAATTGTTTATGTACTTTAAGGATATAGTCTTGTAGTTTTGTGCGCATTTTTATATCCAATGCAGAAAGAGGCTCATCCAACATCAAAATTTCTGGTTTTCTTACCAATGCCCTTGCTAAGGCTACTCTTTGTTTTTGTCCCCCTGAAAGATTTAAGGGTTTACGATCTTGTAAATCGCCCAATTCAATAATATCTATGAGTTCATTAACAATTTCTTTGTTTTGTCTTTTTTCTACTGCAAAAAGAAGGTTTTCTTTTACAGTCATATTAGGAAACAAGGCATAATCCTGAAACACAAATCCAATTTTTCGTTGTTGGGGTTTTAGGCAGATCCCATTTTTGGTATCAAGCCATATGTTTTGGTTTACTATAATTCGTCCTTCATTTGCTTGTAATAATCCTGCAATCATTCTAAGGATAGAAGTTTTACCGGCTCCAGAATCTCCATATAACGTAACTAATTGGCCTTGCTCTATACTGATGCTAACATCAAGTTGCATTGCTCCATTTGCTGCCGTTAATTCTTTTTGCAAAGCTATATGTATCATTTCCAGAATCGTTTTAAATATCCACCATTAACCAGATATACCAGTAATAAGATGCTAAATGTAATTGCAAATAAAATGAGCGAATACCAATTTGCTACATCATAATTAAGAGCCTCTACCTCATCATAGATAGCAATAGAGGCCACTTTTGTTTTTCCTGGCATATTGCCACCGATCATTAATACTACACCAAATTCACCAATGGTATGAGCAAAAGCCAATACAATTCCCGTGAGTAATGATGGTTTTATATTGGGAAGTAATACTTTGAAAAGAGTGGTGATTTTAGATTTTCCTAATACATAGGATGCTTCTGTTATTGATGAGGGTAAATTCGAAAATCCAGCTTGGATGGGATGCACCATGAACGGTAAACTATAAATAATTGATGCAAGAACAAGTCCATGGAACGAAAAAATAAGTTGTATACCCAGATACTCGTTTAGCCAACTTCCAAAAGCGTTTGCAGGACTAAAAGCAACTAACATATAAAATCCTAAGACGGTTGGAGGTAAAACCAAGGGCATACTTACCAGAGTTTCTAAGAATGGTTTTACTTTAGATTTTGTATGAGCAAGCCAATAGGATAGAGGGACAGAAATAACCAATAACAAAAGCGTGGTAACTAATGCCAGTTTAAACGTTAATACTAAAGGTTG is a window encoding:
- a CDS encoding fibronectin type III domain-containing protein, whose translation is MKNLNFNERMFSGIFKKTYIIVFLLILSFSSFAQNKKEVVIGTVNSFSESVFSNKSRNTNFIIKLSDKESYNLKINVKKNIVDGYFVTGNVLINNTKSTATTEPVFSFTKNDGKISGEIIFYDQKKAFKISTNDHGEVLASNQNIHSILCVDFEQEKAAVNDDSGVIIPQKAQIQLESLPGASHVIYLDFDGEVVSGTRWAGGRTINAQPAGFSDEKILAVWRIMVDDFNPFNINVTTRRDVFDATPKNQRMMAIFTPTNDAAPGSGGVAYLNSFSWNSDDPCWVFNLGTRTAGETGSHEVGHTLGLGHDGTRSGTTYYSGHGQWSPIMGWSANKTLGHWSKGEYNNANNTENDLAIISNSRNGFGYKKDDHGNTINNATELVSDTNGNVSKADNEGIIEKTSDKDVFSFQTSGGEVNFSFDPNPYHPNLNIKARLLNSNGEEVTFSDPQGLKASISTTLQSGKYYIEIDGVGEGNLSTGYSDYSSLGLFSISGKYPKGNSTDTEAPSVPTNLSASNVEQTSLSLSWRASTDNVGVTGYDVYQGDVKITSVSGTSYNVTGLTANTTYEFRVKAKDAAGNTSGFSNTVSVTTKEATDTEAPSVPTNLSASNVEQTSLSLSWRASTDNVGVTGYDVYQGDVKITSVSGTSYNVTGLTANTTYEFRVKAKDAAGNTSGFSNTVSVTTKEATDTEAPSVPTNLSASNVEQTSLSLSWRASTDNVGVTGYDVYQGDVKITSVSGTSYNVTGLTANTTYEFRVKAKDAAGNTSGFSNTVSVTTKEATDTEAPSVPTNLSASNVEQTSLSLSWGASTDNVGVTVYDVYQGNVKITSVSSTSYNVTGLTANTTYEFKVKARDAAGNTSGFSNTVSVTTKEGSTTDICEGVQTWVSGVSYAIGDRVIYRGYVYERTANGWIKLGKCNASLCEGVDTWISGVRYNIGDQVVYRGNLWERGARRWILVSSCSEQANKFDSVAPPQKMSVYPNPISGSVLNIVFNPSQEATYSIYNLLGKIVSSGYFKSSVQIDHLQAGTYILKVTSDKTQHVTRFVKE
- a CDS encoding ATP-binding cassette domain-containing protein, encoding MIHIALQKELTAANGAMQLDVSISIEQGQLVTLYGDSGAGKTSILRMIAGLLQANEGRIIVNQNIWLDTKNGICLKPQQRKIGFVFQDYALFPNMTVKENLLFAVEKRQNKEIVNELIDIIELGDLQDRKPLNLSGGQKQRVALARALVRKPEILMLDEPLSALDIKMRTKLQDYILKVHKQFNLTTILISHEIGEVIKMSDTVFSIKNGKIIRQGKPIEVFTTKQISGKFQFSGEIIQIEKEDIIYIVTILIGSNFVKIVAEEDDIKTITVGDKVIVASKAFNPLLQKIN
- the modB gene encoding molybdate ABC transporter permease subunit; its protein translation is MDWQPLVLTFKLALVTTLLLLVISVPLSYWLAHTKSKVKPFLETLVSMPLVLPPTVLGFYMLVAFSPANAFGSWLNEYLGIQLIFSFHGLVLASIIYSLPFMVHPIQAGFSNLPSSITEASYVLGKSKITTLFKVLLPNIKPSLLTGIVLAFAHTIGEFGVVLMIGGNMPGKTKVASIAIYDEVEALNYDVANWYSLILFAITFSILLLVYLVNGGYLKRFWK